From a region of the Georgenia yuyongxinii genome:
- a CDS encoding GTPase — protein MSLPSGTGAGARVVLSSLDHLREVLDGVVLPLDVASAEEARTDRAEVLDQLTDYVIPRYAQLEAPLLAVVGGSTGAGKSTLVNALLRDRVSAASAIRPTTRRPLLVHHPDDASWFGDDRILPGLARVTLAPGAEPPVTGDGAHGELELRASAELPAGLALLDAPDIDSVVAENRQLANQLLAAADLWVFVTTAARYGDAIPWALLTEAAARRIVIAVVLDRVPAGVSAEVRQDLAARLDEEGLGRAPLFVIPETAFDAAGLLPADDVAALRGWLHGIAADAGSRASVARQTLGGAVDAALTRASRVGDGARGQVGALVSLSAQVDDAYAQAHQRLMAATADGAMLRGEVLARWQEFVGTGEFFRSVEAQVGRLRDRVTSFFRGTPAPAEQVEVAIETGLQTLLVAEAARAAADVDHAWRLEPGARAVLARATAALTPEDQLVEQAADQVRGWQGDLLSMVRAEGADKRFTARMLSFGVNGLAIALMVVIFASTAGLTGAEVAIAGGTAVVAQKLLEAVFGDDAVRKMAKAARTDLHRRAGEFLAAQADAYRGALQTLEIDPDAPDRVAAAVTGVRAARRAEAGL, from the coding sequence ATGAGCCTGCCGTCGGGCACGGGCGCGGGCGCCCGCGTCGTCCTCTCCTCGCTCGACCACCTGCGTGAGGTGCTCGACGGCGTGGTGCTGCCTCTCGACGTCGCCAGCGCCGAGGAGGCCCGCACCGACCGCGCGGAGGTGCTAGACCAGCTCACCGACTACGTCATCCCGCGCTACGCCCAGCTGGAGGCGCCCCTGCTCGCCGTCGTCGGTGGCTCGACCGGGGCCGGAAAGTCCACCCTGGTCAACGCCCTGCTGCGGGATCGGGTCAGCGCGGCCTCGGCCATCCGGCCCACGACCCGCCGGCCCCTGCTCGTCCATCACCCCGACGACGCCAGTTGGTTCGGCGACGACCGCATCCTGCCCGGGCTCGCCCGGGTGACTCTCGCACCCGGTGCCGAGCCGCCCGTCACAGGCGACGGCGCGCACGGCGAGCTCGAGCTGCGCGCCAGCGCCGAGCTGCCCGCGGGGCTGGCCCTGCTCGATGCTCCCGACATCGACTCCGTCGTCGCGGAGAACCGGCAGCTGGCCAACCAGCTCCTCGCCGCGGCGGACCTGTGGGTCTTCGTCACCACCGCCGCCCGGTACGGCGACGCCATCCCGTGGGCTCTGCTGACCGAGGCCGCCGCCCGGCGCATCGTCATCGCCGTCGTCCTCGACCGGGTGCCGGCCGGCGTCAGCGCCGAGGTGCGCCAGGACCTCGCCGCCCGCCTCGACGAGGAGGGTTTGGGCCGCGCACCGCTCTTCGTCATCCCCGAGACCGCGTTCGACGCCGCCGGCCTGTTGCCCGCCGACGACGTCGCCGCCCTGCGAGGGTGGCTGCACGGGATCGCCGCCGACGCCGGCTCGCGTGCGTCCGTCGCCCGGCAGACCCTCGGCGGCGCCGTCGACGCGGCCCTCACCCGAGCCTCGCGCGTCGGTGACGGCGCCCGCGGCCAGGTCGGTGCCCTCGTCTCTCTCTCCGCGCAGGTGGACGACGCCTACGCCCAGGCGCACCAGCGGCTCATGGCCGCCACCGCGGACGGCGCCATGCTCCGCGGCGAGGTGCTCGCCCGCTGGCAGGAGTTCGTCGGCACCGGTGAGTTCTTCCGGTCGGTGGAGGCGCAGGTGGGCCGCCTCCGCGACCGGGTCACCAGCTTCTTCCGCGGCACGCCGGCCCCGGCCGAGCAGGTCGAGGTCGCGATCGAGACAGGGCTGCAGACCCTGCTGGTCGCCGAGGCGGCCCGGGCGGCCGCCGACGTCGACCACGCCTGGCGCCTCGAGCCCGGCGCCCGCGCCGTCCTGGCGCGGGCCACGGCCGCGCTGACCCCGGAGGACCAGCTCGTCGAGCAGGCCGCCGACCAGGTCCGGGGCTGGCAGGGCGACCTGCTCTCGATGGTCCGGGCGGAGGGCGCGGACAAGCGGTTCACCGCCCGCATGCTCTCCTTCGGCGTCAACGGCCTCGCGATCGCACTGATGGTGGTCATCTTCGCCTCGACCGCCGGGCTGACGGGCGCGGAGGTCGCCATCGCCGGCGGCACCGCCGTCGTCGCCCAGAAGCTCCTCGAGGCCGTCTTCGGCGACGACGCCGTCCGCAAGATGGCCAAGGCCGCCAGGACCGACCTGCACCGACGCGCGGGGGAGTTCCTCGCCGCGCAGGCCGACGCGTACCGCGGCGCGCTGCAGACCCTGGAGATCGACCCCGACGCCCCGGACCGGGTGGCCGCCGCGGTCACCGGTGTGCGGGCCGCGCGGCGGGCGGAGGCCGGTCTGTGA